The following are encoded in a window of Bacillota bacterium genomic DNA:
- a CDS encoding glycerol-3-phosphate responsive antiterminator, whose protein sequence is MSILEQIRESPIIAAVRDTRALGRALESPIRVVFLLTGDINGAEEITTAVRKAGKAVLVHLDLMEGLGKDRAAIKFVAGVIRPDGVITTRANLIGAARGEGLFTVQRVFMLDSQSFQTAVATVRGTGPDAVECLPGIIPRVIGELARAMPVPIVAGGLVKTVDEIQNALRAGAAGVSVSNADLWYHVGVGRDPGPTLLRRS, encoded by the coding sequence TTGTCTATTCTGGAGCAGATCCGCGAGTCCCCAATCATAGCCGCAGTCAGGGACACGCGTGCCCTCGGGCGCGCGCTCGAGTCACCTATCCGCGTGGTGTTCCTTCTGACGGGGGACATCAACGGCGCTGAAGAGATCACGACGGCAGTTCGCAAGGCAGGCAAGGCGGTCCTGGTCCACCTCGATCTCATGGAGGGTCTCGGCAAGGACAGGGCGGCTATCAAGTTCGTGGCCGGGGTGATCAGACCTGACGGGGTGATAACCACCAGGGCGAATTTGATCGGGGCGGCGCGCGGAGAGGGTCTGTTTACGGTGCAACGCGTGTTCATGCTGGATTCCCAGTCTTTCCAGACCGCCGTGGCCACGGTGCGGGGCACGGGCCCCGATGCAGTAGAATGCCTGCCGGGTATCATCCCTCGAGTCATCGGTGAGCTTGCGCGTGCAATGCCTGTCCCGATCGTGGCGGGAGGCCTCGTCAAGACGGTCGACGAAATCCAGAATGCCCTCCGGGCGGGGGCGGCAGGCGTTTCTGTAAGCAACGCAGATTTGTGGTATCATGTAGGTGTTGGGAGAGATCCGGGTCCCACTCTTTTGCGGAGATCGTAG